In the genome of Triticum urartu cultivar G1812 chromosome 5, Tu2.1, whole genome shotgun sequence, one region contains:
- the LOC125510330 gene encoding histone H4: MSGRGKGGKGLGKGGAKRHRKVLRDNIQGITKPAIRRLARRGGVKRISGLIYEETRGVLKIFLENVIRDAVTYTEHARRKTVTAMDVVYALKRQGRTLYGFGG; this comes from the coding sequence ATGTCGGGGCGCGGCAAGGGAGGCAAGGGGCTCGGCAAGGGCGGCGCCAAGCGCCACCGGAAGGTCCTCCGCGACAACATCCAgggcatcaccaagccggcgatCCGGAGGCTGGCGCGTCGGGGCGGCGTGAAGCGCATCTCGGGGCTCATCTACGAGGAGACCCGCGGCGTGCTCAAGATCTTCCTCGAGAACGTCATCCGCGACGCCGTCACCTACACCGAGCACGCCCGCCGCAAGACCGTCACCGCCATGGACGTCGTCTACGCCCTCAAGCGCCAGGGACGCACCCTCTACGGTTTCGGGGGCTAG